aaacAGAAAGTCTTGTTCTTTTTCTAGTGTCTCTGAGTTGTACAGTTTTGATATATTCTCTCAATTCAGTCTGGGTGTTATTTGCTATTTATGCTTTTATGGTTCACTGTTTAAAATGTCTcatctttaaaatgtgtattaaCATTTAACACTCATATAAAATCCTTCAATTTAAACGATGACAGCTCAATATTGCATCGAGAGGCCATGGTTTGAACAATGCTGCCACCTTGTGGATTAAAGCTGAACATTAAACTAGAAAGACCCAACACTCCTCTTATGAAGACACACAGATCTGGATTTCAAttaggatctgcaccaaatgacACTCATGAATATCTGTCCTCTAAACATGTTGAGCCTTTTCATATCACATCCTTTCACATGTGGGCCGTAGGTTTTGCACAATCCTGCTAATTTACAGACGAACAAACAAATGGAGACAAGAACCTAACACAACaactgccctgtgtgtgtgtctgtgtgtgtctgtgtgtgtgaatgcaggaCACAGCGGGCCAGGAGCGTTACCGCACCATCACCACAGCTTACTACCGAGGAGCCATGGGCTTCTTGCTCATGTATGACATCTCTAACCAGGACTCCTTCAACGCGGTGCAGGATTGGTGAGTCGGTCGTGTTTCCACAGTTTCACATCAACACCAGGATCCGGGGGGGGGTCATCTCTCTTTTGTTTGGATTGCGCCATCGTGTGGTCGTTTATTTATTGCTCATTTATTGAATTTTTAACTTATTTGTtcccacacattttattttccaatTTGCAAAAGGTTAATTTCTACAGATCTCACCCAACCTGCAGCACATGTATGAAGTAACACATTTGGGTGATTTGGagtaaaaaatactttaatatACTTTGTGATATTCTTGAGAGTTTTCAACAAGGATCTGATGTTCTGCAGTTTTCACAAAGCAACTCTGAGAAATCCTTAAACCTAGGGTCGTCTCTTATTTGTTGGTTCTACGAATCAGATTCACAGATCATGTATTTACTGCTGTTTAATAATGGAGAACatacacctgtgtgtgtctgtgtgtgtctgtgtgtgtgtgtgtgacctctgcAGGGCGACACAGATCAAAACCTACTCTTGGGACAATGCTCAGGTGATTCTTGTTGGTAACAAGTGTGACCTGGAGGACAACAGACTGGTTCCCACAGAGGACAGCCAGCGACTAGCAGAGGAGCTGggtgagaaccccccccccccccccccatggctATGTTTCCACCTGTTACCCGTGAATCTAGTGACTGAACCACTTCTTCTCCGCTGCTCGACTTCAGGCTTCCACTTCTTCGAGGCCAGCGCCAAGGACAACATCAACGTGAAGCAGGTGTTCGAGCGGCTGGTGGACGTCATCTGTGAGAAGATGAACGAGAGCATGGACGGAGACGCCGGCCTCGTGTCCAACCACAAGAACCAGGGCCTCAAAGACTTGCCTTCAGAGAGCAGTGGGGGCTGTGCCtgctagacacacacacacacacacacaaacacacacactgatgctccTACGTGAAGATCAACTCCTTCTCTGTGCCTCAACCGTGGAACGTGTCCCACCTCTTCCTGTGTCTTCTCTCtgctttgcccccccccccccccccaacatcaCAGCACAGACCAAAGGACAGTTGGCTCTTAATCACACAATCAAAcatccacacaacacacacacacacacacacacacacacacacacacacacacacacactcactcgagTATAAAGAATCATACTTGAACCCTAACCACTAGtgaaagtaaacaaaaaaacaactttttgtcTTCTACGTGTTCGGCTCCGATTTCTCATCCtgacatatttgttttctttttgttttttgagtcCGTTGCATCATcattccccccccacacacacacacacacactcgctctctgtgaacTCCTCCTAAGTTTCTGCAGACTTCACACGAGGCGACCCAGATGGAGAAAGTCCTCAGAAACTCTGGAGCTTCTCACATTTactctgaaagcagctgaggTCTCAACCTTAAGttcttaaaaaacatgttttacttttttcttgTTAAATGTAAAcgttcttatcttatcttgtcttatcttagCACAAAGACTTTGTTCAGATAAACAATTGAGACATAACTTAAAGATTGTACCCTCACCCTAACTTTGGAAAGAGCCACGCTAACAGTTTACACCTGTcttcagtctttgtgctaagctaagctaaccgacCGCTCACTCTTCCTGTTTGACTCTTTGCAAGAAAGCGAATATTCGCCTAAAGGTTGAATTACGtcttttaaaaagaaatcagATTCTGTTAAATGTAAAAGATACAATCGTGTTTCCTGCtctgcaaaaaacaaaaatcctgaCTCAAATGAAAGTGAAGAATGTAAATTCACGTCGCCTCTTCCTCCGCTATAGATAATTCCTGTGGTGTGAGATTCTGAGTATTTATCTGCTGGTCCGTCATTTTAAAGATGGTAGATGGAGCTCCTGGTGATAAAGGAGCTCGACAGGAAGTCATCATGAAGCTTATCGAAGCTTTTAGAACCTCTCTTCTCACGCAGGGACCTGACTCAGTTTGTGTGAGGAAGTCGTTTAATTCTGACGGCACAGGAGGTATCGGTGGCGTGGGGTGATGGGCACGTCCTCCCCTTGTGCCACTTTGtcttgcacacgcacacaaacacacacacacacaaacacacagttccccttgctgctgctgcacggaaaaaaagttgacatggcaaacacacacaatgcgcAATCACTTGAGGATTCACAAATTATTCCCTTTAATGTCTTTATATCCAATTACTGTCAAATCAATCATCTTTTCATTAAAGTAACCAAAGTAAGGCTTTATGTGAATTCCCCAGTGGTTCACACTTTGTTGAAACCTGGCTCCAGATTCATGCAATTGAAATTTGAATTGCAACACAAATCAGGAAAGATAGAAAAACCTACAAACCTGCATAACGTTTTAATTCTGACCATTAATTATCACGTTTGGAGCCGTTTGACCATCACCGGCCCCGTTGCTGACCAGTAACTGTCAGTTGGTATCAACCACAGCCTCTCGCCGTGATAGCAGCCTCATGTGGCCGTGCCAGAGCCCGTTGGCCCccgttgccccccccccccgctatgTGTTAGCCTGTGGTCCTGTATCTgtcccatctgtgtgtgtgtgtgctgcagagagAACTCTATAGATTTAACAGATCTCAGAAAGCTGCTTCCATCGTCTCCTCTGCACCGAGGTGGAGACGTTTCCACCGGCTGACACCACATCTCTGCAGAAGCACTGTGCTGTCATATGTGTTCCGATAGAATCAGAGGGTGAACAGTGTCTGGGACAGTTTCACAACATACGACTCTGCTGTTGTACAGACAGGTCTGTAGCATCAGAGCtgctcagtgtgtttcctctccctctgtctgaaGTGTATGGTATTTTCATGTGAATGGTAACTTTCTAAACGACGGGAGATAATATCTTTGACTCCTGTATCTGAGTTCTGAAAGCGTCAGATGGAAGCCTTgtgaaaaataaactaaatgaaatggaacatgtgtaaatgtgtgtatgaaAATAAAGAGTATATTCATTACAAAAGGGAGAGGAACTGTTTTCAGATGCTTCTTCTCTGCGGTGTGAGGCTGTGTTGGTCCTTCAGCCTCTGAAGTGTAATTTATGACCTTGAAATCAACCTCCAACCCCAAAACATCAGGCCGGGGCACTTTCCAGCTTTTATCTGAAGAACCAGAGAAACCACACTCTGCCATTGTCCCCCACAACAATGCAGatttcctcatcctcttcttcctgttaCCACACAGCTACCTCTCCGGCTCTGGGCCTCTGCACAAGCCCTCTGAAGATGTGTTGTTCACTTGCGTCTGAAGGGGTGAACGTCACAAAGCTGCTTCTGAGAAGTCATTGTCATCACGTGAATGCAGAACATCTTCTCTTTGCATCTCTTCACTGGGACCACAGCGTCTTCTCGCTCCTTCAAGTAGAAGCTTCAGGGCTCAGGGGATGGGCGGCTACACCCCCTCATGCGACTTATCATGGGTGAAGACACAGGGTCGTCTGCAGCTCTGATAATGCTGCTGAACGAAGAAAACATGGTGGTGCAGCGAGGAGATAAGAAACCGTTTAGGTCTGTAGGTGTGTGAAACTCTGCGGCCACAGATACTTCCACACATGCAGGGATTAAACTGGCCTGGAGCCAGCGAAGAGCTGAGGATTCATCTGAACACATCAGCTCCACTGACGTTTCCTTTCAAACGAATAGATAACAATGTTCTTTTTACTTCCTTCGATCCATAAACGCCACGATTTACGTGATCTATATTATCATTCCTGCGCTTTTACGCACGGCACAGGTCGGCTTGGCTCACATCCCTCCGTCACTACAAGTAGTAAACATCAACGAGCACGTGATTCACGCCCATCATCCAGACATTGAAAAGTTGTGTAagtcccccccacacacacacacacacaaacacacactaactttGGGAGAAAGTAAACAGCTCAGCTCGACTCGTCTTATCGCTCCAGAACAGACGCGTAACCGCGCTGCGCTATCCAACCaaaaacaagccccccccccccccccccccccggcgagAGCTGCGACAGACGCGTCTGTGGAAGTTATTCTTCAGTGATGCAGGCGGACAACAGAGGGACAAAGTGTTTATGTCCACACAGAAGACAAAAGGATGACATGTGAGCACCTGAGCCGAGTGTTGGCGCTCTGCGTGCTTCTCTGCGCGGTGCGAGCCGCTTCCTTCAGCCAGGACGCGCGGGACTTCCACACGAAAGGTACAGTAACGGTTTTATGAAATATTAGAGTAGATTTTAAGTAGAACAAGTGGATCTATTGTGTAGAGTGTGATGAACcgtttaaaagagaaaaagaaagagttgtTTCCATTGTGTCGTCAGAgctgttttttatgtatttagtgTCATTAGAAAAGCTTCTGGTTGATCGTGATGATCTGACGCCTCACACGGGCTCTTACActtgtcgccccccccccccctcttagtGGATATGATGCTGAAGGAAGAGCCAGTGAACCCCAAGTGCTTTGCTGAAGGCAGGAACGACCTCACGTGCTTctgggaggaagacgaggaaagGGCCGGTTCTGTGGATCAGTACTCCTTCACGTACACGTACCAGTGAGTCACAACCGTTGTGTACAACAATATCAACACAACACTATTCAAAGTTAAAAGAACAGTGTGGTTAGAGAATTACTTTAAGgattaaacattgttttaagCTACAGAAGAACTCGATCCACCCAGATTAGTGACAGGTTCGATTTCTTGGTGATTTCTCAAATTTGAAGCcccagtgtttgtgtctgtcctgaaaacagaaatgaaaacagtaGCCGGTGCCCGCTGAGAGCCGTCCCTGCAGCCGACGGGAAGATGCTGTTCGTCTGCCACATGAATCAAACCCAGATCTTTGTGATGATGGACATTCAAGTCCACCGGGAGACGAAGCTGATCCACAACCGCAGCCTCTACATCGAGCTCGTCTGTAAGAAAGGATCTGAATGTTCACATGTTACATTCAGAGAAACTTTATCTGAAGCTGCTATAATCAATATTTCCATATTGACAATATATCACATGACTACTGTAGCAGCTGCTGGTCTGACACACAACTGACAACAAGACCTCCAGCTGGTTTCTGCTGCCTCGTGTGGCCAAACGTTGACTCGTTGTAGAtttaaacaacacacagacgTGTCATGTTATTGAATCATGTTCTGTTTCCTCCCTCTTGTCTCTCTACAGTTCTTCTCGACCCTCCTGCCAACGTGACGGTGAACCACACGGGGAACCCGGGTCAGCTGAGGGTCACCTGGCTGCCGGTTCCCTTCAAGTACATGAACGACGCCATGAATTACGAGGTCCGCTACGCCCCAGCGGACGGCCAGCCGGGGGAGGTAGGGTTCATCCAATCCCCTGATGCGTTAGAGGTTGAATCCTGGACTCCCCTGATGAGTTGAGGACTCTCttgcaggtggaggaggtgaaagcGAGTTCCGAGCTGATCCTGAGGAACCTGCAGCCGGGGACAAAGTACGAGGTGCGAGTCCGCGTGAAGCTGGATGAGCTCAGCTACAACGGCTACTGGAGTTCCTGGAGTGAGCCGGTGTTCATAGAAACACTGCCGGGAGGTGAGAACTCAAAACAAGGATGTGTCACATGGTCTCTGCTGTGGAGGTGACTTCTGAAACATCTCGGTCACGTTggtttagtttgtttttcttacttTGTTCAGTGTTTAATTCTGTGGCTCCTGCAGAATTCGACCCGCTCATCATGTCCCTGACTCTCATCATCTCCTTCATCCTCGTTGTGCTGTCCCTCACCGTCCTCCGGTCCCACCGCAGGTCGGTCAAACACAGACACGTTCACCTTTCAGATGTTCCCACCACATGAACACATGGCTTCATCTGAGGATTGTGTTTTTTGCAGGTTTCTTACAAAGAAGATTTGGCCGACTATCCCGAGTCCTGAGGGCAAGTTCCAGGATCTGTTCACAGTTTACGGTGGAGACTTCCAGGTGAGAATCAGACTTCAGGCACATGAGTAGATCTGTGAGGTCGAGCTAAGTGCTACTGTGAGCAAGCTGCAGAGTCTCAGTGATCTCTCACTCTAACTCGATCCTCATGTTGGTGAACAGGAGTGGTTAGGCCACAGCAACGGAGGCTTGAGGTTGGCTCCAGCGTTCTTCTGCTCAGAGGAACGCCCCTCGGCCCTGGAGGTGCTGTCGGAGCTCAGTTTCTCCCCGGCgctgccctctcctcctctgcctcccaaAGTCTCCAGAGCTCCACCCGCAGACCGGAAGGAGCAGGTGGACGTGAAGTGGCCGGATGAGAGGGAGACGTTAGAGAGGAGAGCAACGCCACCTGACCACTGGCTGATGGAGCGGCTACGTGCCCTCCACCAGCAGCCCATGCCCGTCTCCCAGTCCTCTCTGCTGGAGTCTCAGGACACATACGTCACTCTCAGTAACCACAACCACAGCGAGGCCGAGCCCCTGGATGATATTCTAGAGGAGACCTCACCCCTCGAGGT
Above is a genomic segment from Pleuronectes platessa chromosome 16, fPlePla1.1, whole genome shotgun sequence containing:
- the epor gene encoding erythropoietin receptor isoform X1, with translation MTCEHLSRVLALCVLLCAVRAASFSQDARDFHTKVDMMLKEEPVNPKCFAEGRNDLTCFWEEDEERAGSVDQYSFTYTYQNENSSRCPLRAVPAADGKMLFVCHMNQTQIFVMMDIQVHRETKLIHNRSLYIELVFLLDPPANVTVNHTGNPGQLRVTWLPVPFKYMNDAMNYEVRYAPADGQPGEVEEVKASSELILRNLQPGTKYEVRVRVKLDELSYNGYWSSWSEPVFIETLPGVFNSVAPAEFDPLIMSLTLIISFILVVLSLTVLRSHRRFLTKKIWPTIPSPEGKFQDLFTVYGGDFQEWLGHSNGGLRLAPAFFCSEERPSALEVLSELSFSPALPSPPLPPKVSRAPPADRKEQVDVKWPDERETLERRATPPDHWLMERLRALHQQPMPVSQSSLLESQDTYVTLSNHNHSEAEPLDDILEETSPLEVLFASRNTALCESHSDLGSVQQSSGALSSQSSFEYPNHPWNPKGPGYTYMAVADSGVSMDYSPMSRTDSIGKVVIYANGFNNEIPSSRRPFLPRHQPVLGEG
- the epor gene encoding erythropoietin receptor isoform X2 is translated as MTCEHLSRVLALCVLLCAVRAASFSQDARDFHTKVDMMLKEEPVNPKCFAEGRNDLTCFWEEDEERAGSVDQYSFTYTYQNENSSRCPLRAVPAADGKMLFVCHMNQTQIFVMMDIQVHRETKLIHNRSLYIELVFLLDPPANVTVNHTGNPGQLRVTWLPVPFKYMNDAMNYEVRYAPADGQPGEVEEVKASSELILRNLQPGTKYEVRVRVKLDELSYNGYWSSWSEPVFIETLPGEFDPLIMSLTLIISFILVVLSLTVLRSHRRFLTKKIWPTIPSPEGKFQDLFTVYGGDFQEWLGHSNGGLRLAPAFFCSEERPSALEVLSELSFSPALPSPPLPPKVSRAPPADRKEQVDVKWPDERETLERRATPPDHWLMERLRALHQQPMPVSQSSLLESQDTYVTLSNHNHSEAEPLDDILEETSPLEVLFASRNTALCESHSDLGSVQQSSGALSSQSSFEYPNHPWNPKGPGYTYMAVADSGVSMDYSPMSRTDSIGKVVIYANGFNNEIPSSRRPFLPRHQPVLGEG
- the rab3db gene encoding RAB3D, member RAS oncogene family, b, yielding MASNDSRTQPPPAQKDAADQNFDYMFKLLIIGNSSVGKTSFLFRYADDSFTSAFVSTVGIDFKVKTVFRNDKRIKLQIWDTAGQERYRTITTAYYRGAMGFLLMYDISNQDSFNAVQDWATQIKTYSWDNAQVILVGNKCDLEDNRLVPTEDSQRLAEELGFHFFEASAKDNINVKQVFERLVDVICEKMNESMDGDAGLVSNHKNQGLKDLPSESSGGCAC